The stretch of DNA GACGTGAAGTACACCACGAGCCACGAATGGGTGCGGGCCTTGAGTGACGGCACGGTGCAGGTCGGGATCTCCGATCATGCACAGGAGGCGCTGGGCGACATGGTGTTCGTTGAGGTGCCCGAGGCGGGCGGGGCCTACCCGGCGCGGGCCGAGTGCGCCGTGGTAGAGTCGGTCAAGGCGGCGTCGGATCTCTATTGCCCATTATCGGGGGAGGTGGTCGAGGTCAACACGGCGCTGGAACACGAGCCCGAGATCATCAACCGCGATCCCTATGGCGAGGGCTGGATCTTTCGCCTGAGACCGGACAACCCCGCCGATCTCGAACGCCTCCTCGATGCGGACGAGTACGCGGCGATCCTGGCGGAAGAGAAATAGCCAACCACGACCCGGATACCAATAACAGATTCGAATAACGGAGAGGATCCATGGCCACCATCACCTTGAAGGGCAATCCCATCCACACCAGCGGCAGCCTGCCGCCGATCGGTAGTCAGGCACCAGACTTTGTTCTGGTGGATGCCGCGCTCAATGACGTCACGCTCGCGACCTACGCCGGCAAGAAGAAGCTCCTCAACATCGTGCCGAGCCTCGATACCCCGGTGTGCGCGATGTCCACGCGGCGATTCAGCATGGCGGTGAATGACCATCCCCAGGCGGTCTTCCTCATGGTGTCCGCCGATCTGCCCTTCGCCATGAGCCGGTTCTGCAAGGCGGAGGGGACGGAAAACGTCATTTCTCTGTCGCTCATGCGCAGTCGGGATTTCGCCCGTGATTACGGGGTGCTGATCGACGACGGGCCGCTCGCGGGTATCACTGCTCGCGCCGTCATCGTCCTGGATGCCGCGGACAAGGTCATCTACACGCAGCTCGTGCCCGAGATCGCCCACGAGCCGGACTACGACATGGCGCTGGCCGCGCTGGGCGGATGAAGCGGATGAAGCTCAATGGGTGCGCTCCATTTTGAGCCGCTCCGGCACACGACTCGGACTGTGAAAAAATACCGTCGTAAGTCATCCGGGTGGTACGCGGACGCGGCACTAAAACCGAAGTGCATTGAAATACATGAGGATTTCGTGCGCGGCCCACGTTTGCGACGGCGAGCGCCGCGGGCTTTTCCAAAAGGCCCCCGGCGGCTCGGCGTAACCCGAAGGCATCGCTGGCACTTGGTATGCACATCTACTCCCCAAAGTGTTTTGGAGGTGTACGATGAATATACTGACCGCCACACCGATATCGAACGCGACCCTGCCGGCCGGGCGGCCCGAGCGTCTCTTGAGTCTGGCGGGCCTGCGGACACAAAACCGGCGCTATCGCGGCAGCGGCGGGGTGAGCGCGGAAAATCGCGGCGCTGGGTTCCGGCCCGCATTTCTGGACAGGCGGACCGGCCTGGTCTATCTCTCCCAGTTCCCTGACGGCAGTCCCGCACCGGTCCACCTCCTGGACGGTCTGCCACCCGAGTTGGTGGTGCAGCGCACCGCCGCCGGGCGCGTGACTGCCGTCCGCGACTCCGTGGTGGTCGGGTTCGTCACAGACGGTCGTTTTCTGACGCGCGACGAGGCCATGGCCAAGCTTGCGGAACGCGGGCGGGAGGTGCTATATGCCTAGGCAGATCGTTGCTATCGTAGCCGGCACAT from Pseudomonadota bacterium encodes:
- the tpx gene encoding thiol peroxidase, which encodes MATITLKGNPIHTSGSLPPIGSQAPDFVLVDAALNDVTLATYAGKKKLLNIVPSLDTPVCAMSTRRFSMAVNDHPQAVFLMVSADLPFAMSRFCKAEGTENVISLSLMRSRDFARDYGVLIDDGPLAGITARAVIVLDAADKVIYTQLVPEIAHEPDYDMALAALGG
- the gcvH gene encoding glycine cleavage system protein GcvH, with the translated sequence MSQIPEDVKYTTSHEWVRALSDGTVQVGISDHAQEALGDMVFVEVPEAGGAYPARAECAVVESVKAASDLYCPLSGEVVEVNTALEHEPEIINRDPYGEGWIFRLRPDNPADLERLLDADEYAAILAEEK